From a region of the Buteo buteo chromosome 7, bButBut1.hap1.1, whole genome shotgun sequence genome:
- the NEU2 gene encoding sialidase-2 — protein sequence MMASFPVLKQETLFRNGTWSYRIPALLYLPRFSIILAFAEEREDVVDEHAKLIAVRRGMYDPMTHHVQWNSMETIVSAQLKDHRSMNPCPVYDEVSGKLILFFIAVPGKISEQHQLRTKINLVRLCYVTSMDQGRTWSTAQDVTDGTISTEYKNWATFAVGPGHGLQLLNEARSLVIPAYAYRILDPKQHPTPHAFCFISSDHGTTWALGNFVGEESAVECQVAEVHTCGRKVLYCNARSSRGARIQAVSYNHGVDFEGGQRVEMLVEPPSGCHGSVTAFPPPPDARCQDSWLLYAHPTDPKGRRDLGIYLNKSPLNPTHWTKPSILFKGLCAYSDLQYMGVGPDGSPLFSCLFEYGTHQQCEEIIFVIFTLKQAFPSEC from the exons ATGATGGCTTCGTTTCCTGTCTTGAAGCAAGAGACATTGTTCCGGAATGGTACCTGGAGCTATCGAATTCCAGCCCTGCTCTACCTGCCACGTTTCAGCATCATCCTGGCATTTGCTGAGGAACGAGAGGATGTGGTGGATGAACATGCCAAGCTAATAGCAGTACGCAGAGGCATGTATGACCCAATGACACACCATGTTCAG TGGAATAGCATGGAGACCATTGTCAGTGCACAGCTGAAAGACCACCGATCTATGAACCCATGTCCTGTTTATGATGAGGTCTCAGGGAAACTGATCCTGTTCTTCATAGCTGTCCCAGGAAAGATCTCTGAGCAGCATCAGCTCAGGACAAAGATCAACCTGGTACGTCTCTGCTACGTCACTAGCATGGACCAAGGACGCACCTGGAGCACTGCCCAGGATGTCACCGATGGTACCATTAGCACTGAGTACAAGAACTGGGCCACTTTTGCAGTGGGGCCGGGTCATGGATTACAACTGCTCAACGAGGCCCGGAGCCTCGTGATTCCTGCATATGCCTATCGTATCTTGGACCCTAAGCAACACCCCACCCCTCATGCCTTCTGCTTCATCAGCTCTGACCATGGGACAACATGGGCATTGGGGAACTTCGTGGGGGAGGAGAGCGCGGTGGAGTGCCAGGTAGCGGAGGTGCACACCTGTGGCAGGAAGGTCCTCTACTGCAATGCAAGGAGCAGTAGGGGAGCCAGAATCCAGGCTGTCAGCTACAATCACGGGGTGGACTTTGAGGGAGGCCAGCGGGTTGAAATGCTAGTAGAACCTCCCTCTGGATGTCATGGAAGTGTTActgccttcccacctccccctgATGCTAGATGCCAAGACAGTTGGTTGCTCTACGCTCATCCTACAGACCCAAAGGGTCGAAGAGATTTAGGAATTTACCTCAACAAAAGCCCTTTAAATCCAACACACTGGACAAAACCAAGCATCCTTTTTAAGGGCCTGTGTGCTTATTCGGATTTGCAGTACATGGGGGTTGGGCCAGATGGGTCACCCTTGTTCTCCTGCCTCTTTGAATATGGGACCCACCAACAATGTGAAGAGATAATCTTTGTAATATTCACTTTGAAGCAAGCCTTTCCATCAGAGTGCTGA